From the genome of Halorussus sp. MSC15.2, one region includes:
- a CDS encoding LamG domain-containing protein produces MDADALRRVADWFHDREGTFRPRTGAVSAIARKLDVDATRASKLVAGLTGDDVDPVIAVRTHEETFVGILDYREGDGWYGYTDYHDLRGPHRRGVCAQCVHEATTDEDVRTVTTTNEDWDALEAELGDHYERAHPDVAPETVNVETGAILRSRTTVGGNRVWHTGNDGAGSGFGAASVDGLDGATLNRRHSSDVDRHLDLNRLGLRAWYRFDRGSGGTLYDYVNVGSNRNGELRGPTWVSGRNGGSALSFDGSDDYVALRDSYATSGALDEFTVCVWYRSSASSPTWSFYDFDRSEYFQFGFDSGGGGDIQFATTDPGNSQDDMYTSGTSWNDGSWHLACAVYDGTDKYIYVDGSVEGGKSGPHNGAAIGTGVTRYGYVGAGSESNSFDGNRNNNNFEGDIDEVRFYTRALSGSEIRAIYDGVA; encoded by the coding sequence ATGGACGCCGACGCGCTTCGACGGGTCGCTGACTGGTTTCACGACCGGGAAGGCACCTTTCGTCCGCGAACCGGGGCGGTGTCCGCCATCGCGCGTAAACTCGACGTGGACGCGACGAGGGCGAGCAAACTGGTCGCCGGCCTGACTGGCGACGACGTGGACCCCGTAATAGCGGTCCGCACGCACGAAGAGACGTTCGTCGGAATCCTCGACTACCGTGAAGGCGATGGCTGGTACGGTTACACCGACTACCACGACCTGCGAGGCCCGCACCGCCGCGGCGTCTGCGCTCAGTGCGTCCACGAGGCGACGACCGACGAGGATGTTCGCACCGTCACCACCACGAATGAGGACTGGGACGCTCTCGAAGCGGAACTCGGCGACCACTACGAGCGGGCACATCCGGACGTCGCGCCCGAAACTGTCAACGTCGAGACGGGCGCAATTCTGCGCTCGCGCACGACCGTCGGTGGGAACCGGGTGTGGCACACCGGAAACGACGGTGCCGGGTCGGGATTCGGCGCGGCCAGCGTCGATGGCCTCGACGGGGCGACGCTGAACCGCCGCCACTCCAGCGACGTGGACCGCCACCTCGACCTGAACCGACTCGGACTCCGGGCGTGGTATCGATTCGACCGCGGTTCGGGCGGGACGCTGTACGACTACGTGAACGTCGGTAGCAACCGAAACGGCGAACTCCGCGGTCCTACGTGGGTCTCGGGGCGAAACGGCGGGTCAGCGCTCTCGTTCGACGGGAGCGATGATTACGTGGCTCTCCGGGACTCTTACGCGACGAGCGGCGCACTCGACGAGTTCACCGTCTGTGTGTGGTATCGGTCCAGCGCGTCGAGTCCGACCTGGTCGTTCTACGACTTCGACCGCTCGGAGTACTTCCAGTTCGGCTTCGACAGCGGGGGCGGTGGCGACATCCAATTCGCCACGACGGACCCGGGTAACTCGCAGGACGACATGTACACGTCCGGAACCTCGTGGAACGACGGAAGCTGGCACCTCGCCTGCGCAGTGTACGACGGGACGGACAAGTACATCTACGTGGACGGGTCCGTGGAAGGGGGCAAGTCCGGCCCGCACAACGGAGCGGCTATCGGCACGGGGGTGACTCGGTACGGCTACGTCGGTGCCGGCTCCGAGTCGAACTCGTTCGACGGTAACCGGAACAACAACAACTTCGAGGGCGACATCGACGAGGTTCGGTTCTACACGCGAGCGCTCTCGGGTAGCGAAATACGGGCCATCTACGACGGCGTCGCGTGA